The following proteins are encoded in a genomic region of Amphiura filiformis chromosome 11, Afil_fr2py, whole genome shotgun sequence:
- the LOC140164310 gene encoding protein dispatched homolog 1-like yields MGSETETTRGGYYWYALILSRSYYALLVIGAIIVLNLGLVAIQVCGYLFWDWGDGFSAPTKGFEATGTPIYSRLTALRNFHESELLVNQPSRNGIDNNGLLRKRRQANDSFLATMSPPTENYGIPTTTTKTMDGIQICQFAPLGYFAKLVFQASDGSDLFNVDTIKSMCRADEQLIRSHPKFSKSCYRCPFGLDTINDCPASWSLGTYVALINNKTSCNDITDVDVLQTRLLLHRCAPHYRLWYNETFCSHPSCRYEYSPDECLQYEAVHNIFHFLATIDFLSKLEANYTSELEFVIHIVPLELHTRDDDLVSIYMDNFHGKTYSDQYVTLKAIDFQIKFDLFDIFLFSDVLYIGIGMFFVVLILLSYTRSILITLAAIVNFELSLLMAHFFYFLIFRRAFFPFVNIVAAVLVIGVGADDTFVYVDLWRKSLSENKGADLHVIVQKTLHHATVTMLVTSLTTAGSLYSSIISDITAVKCFGLFAGTAIMMNFVLTLTLLPAVIVIQYRLVSFLETNCSGCCHRKDRCLKLVRKFFDICLRPFRKFFESILPLLILKLRYIWLILFGALGIGGALVVFKYPSLRLPTNSEFQILENDNYLEQWDRTYKNIFRSSEDSEVRMSGYILFGIKPTETSDAWDPDDTGSLVLDDSFAFYNEEHQQWLLQFCEDLQQQEFYYSGGFDDCFIESMIEFMKQPCIDPFTGGDLSPCCNNNAFPYDEFLFRTCFKACVAHGYCWSGVRFHNESDELVAIHINYQSSTYVSFDFNIMQNYWMDTNNWMEKQLETAPESLQNGWIISRGQEQLYFYDLQNSLATGAPFALAITLVIVFFILVVTILNIILAFYAILTVAFAVFVTVASLVLLGWELNIFESVILILSVGLCVDFTIHYGVAYRLADLAISRRQKTEFSIETMTGAISVAALSAFLAGVFMLAANINAYLQLGLFLTLVMSVSWVYSTFFFQSLCRIMGPEGRWGDLTSLQCCNPCKSNEISDSPERSLNGQTNPTFNHDEDTSF; encoded by the exons ATGGGATCGGAAACGGAAACAACACGCGGTGGTTATTATTG GTATGCGTTGATTTTGAGTCGAAGTTACTACGCGCTACTTGTTATTGGAGCAATTATCGTTTTAAATCTAGGCTTGGTTGCTATACAAGTGTGTGGATATCTATTCTGGGATTGGGGTGACGGCTTTTCTGCACCGACTAAG GGGTTTGAAGCCACCGGTACACCAATCTATTCCCGTTTGACAGCGTTGCGAAATTTCCATGAGTCTGAATTGCTCGTTAACCAACCCAGCAGGAATGGAATTGACAACAATGGGCTCCTTAGGAAAAGACGACAAGCCAATGATAGCTTCCTTGCGACGATGTCTCCTCCGACAGAAAATTATGGTATACCAACGACGACGACAAAAACAATGGACGGGATTCAGATTTGCCAATTCGCACCCCTTG GTTACTTCGCCAAGTTGGTATTCCAAGCATCAGACGGTAGCGATTTGTTCAACGTAGATACAATCAAATCAATGTGTCGAGCAGACGAGCAGTTAATACGATCACATCCAAAGTTCTCAAAGTCTTGTTATCGATGTCCATTTGGACTTGACACGATCAACGATTGTCCGGCAAGCTGGTCTTTAGGAACATATGTCGCGTTAATAaacaacaaaacatcatgtaacGATATAACCGATGTCGATGTGCTCCAGACCAGGTTACTGCTACATCGATGCGCTCCACACTACAGACTATGGTACAATGAGACCTTTTGCTCTCACCCATCGTGCAGATATGAATATTCTCCTGATGAATGTCTTCAATATGAGGCAGTTCATAACATATTTCATTTTTTGGCAACCATTGATTTTCTGTCAAAACTTGAAGCCAATTATACATCAGAGTTGGAATTCGTGATCCACATTGTACCTTTGGAATTGCACACGCGAGATGATGATTTAGTTTCAATTTACATGGACAATTTCCACGGAAAAACGTATAGTGATCAATATGTGACTCTTAAGGCTATAGACTTTCAAATCAAATTCGATCTTTTTGATATCTTTCTATTTTCTGATGTTCTCTATATAGGTATTGGAATGTTCTTTGTAGTTCTTATTTTATTATCGTATACACGATCGATTCTAATAACCCTCGCAGCAATTGTAAATTTTGAGTTATCACTTTTAATGGCACATTTTTTCTACTTCCTCATATTCCGACGTGCATTCTTTCCATTTGTGAATATTGTAGCTGCCGTGTTAGTAATAGGAGTTGGTGCTGATGATACATTTGTTTATGTCGATCTTTGGCGAAAGTCACTCTCTGAAAACAAAGGAGCCGATTTACACGTCATTGTTCAAAAGACTCTTCATCATGCAACAGTTACCATGCTTGTTACCAGTTTAACCACTGCAGGTTCGTTGTACTCGAGTATTATCAGTGATATAACAGCGGTTAAATGTTTTGGACTCTTTGCAGGAACTGCTATCATGATGAATTTTGTACTCACCCTTACTTTACTCCCCGCTGTCATTGTCATTCAGTATCGATTGGTAAGTTTTCTTGAAACAAATTGCTCAGGATGTTGCCATCGAAAAGATAGATGTTTAAAACTTGTCCGGAAATTCTTTGATATTTGCTTAAGACCTTTCCGAAAATTCTTCGAGAGTATTCTTCCTCTTCTCATATTGAAGTTGAGATACATTTGGCTGATTCTCTTTGGTGCTCTTGGAATAGGAGGTGCATTGGTAGTCTTCAAGTATCCGAGTCTTCGGCTTCCTACTAATTCGGAGTTCCAAATCTTAGAGAACGACAATTACTTGGAGCAATGGGACAGGACATACAAGAACATCTTCCGTTCTTCTGAAGACAGTGAGGTTCGTATGAGTGGTTACATTCTGTTTGGCATCAAACCAACCGAAACAAGTGATGCTTGGGATCCGGACGACACTGGATCACTTGTTCTTGATGACTCATTTGCATTTTACAATGAAGAACATCAACAATGGTTGTTGCAGTTTTGTGAAGATCTGCAACAGCAAGAGTTTTATTACTCTGGAGGATTCGATGATTGttttattgaatcaatgattGAGTTCATGAAACAACCTTGTATCGATCCGTTCACAGGTGGCGATCTATCACCGTGTTGCAACAACAACGCTTTTCCGTATGACGAGTTTTTATTCCGTACATGTTTTAAAGCATGTGTTGCACATGGGTACTGCTGGTCAGGTGTTCGATTCCATAACGAGAGCGATGAACTGGTAGCAATACACATTAATTATCAAAGTTCAACTTACGTCAGTTTTGATTTCAATATAATGCAGAATTACTGGATGGACACAAATAACTGGATGGAAAAACAATTGGAAACGGCGCCAGAATCATTACAAAATGGATGGATTATATCACGTGGACAAGAACAATTGTATTTTTATGATCTTCAGAATAGTCTAGCGACAGGTGCTCCCTTTGCTCTAGCCATCACACTGGTCATTGTCTTTTTCATTTTGGTCGTTACTATTTTGAACATTATTCTTGCTTTCTATGCAATACTAACAGTAGCCTTTGCTGTGTTTGTCACCGTTGCAAGTCTTGTTCTTCTAGGATGGGAGTTAAACATATTCGAATCCGTCATTTTGATTTTGTCAGTTGGATTATGCGTTGATTTTACCATCCATTACGGTGTGGCATATAGATTAGCAGATTTGGCCATATCGCGACGACAGAAAACGGAATTTTCAATTGAGACGATGACGGGTGCTATCAGCGTGGCAGCTTTGTCGGCCTTCTTAGCTGGTGTTTTTATGCTTGCCGCTAATATTAATGCGTATTTGCAGCTGGGATTGTTTCTGACTCTGGTTATGAGCGTAAGCTGGGTATACTCTACATTCTTCTTTCAATCTTTATGCAGAATTATGGGACCAGAGGGAAGGTGGGGTGACTTGACATCGCTGCAATGTTGTAATCCGTGCAAAAGCAATGAAATATCAGACTCACCAGAACGATCATTGAATGGACAGACTAATCCTACCTTTAACCATGATGAAGATACATCATTTTGA